A section of the Paramisgurnus dabryanus chromosome 4, PD_genome_1.1, whole genome shotgun sequence genome encodes:
- the LOC135746575 gene encoding eukaryotic translation initiation factor 5B-like isoform X2 — protein MGKKQKTKGDDGAKDDAVDIDALAAEIEGAGAAKEQGKAKNKKKKGKKEFNEDDILKELEELSLETEGGKSKEAAKETAKGSDSVEDAEPEPVLTKADKKKAKKGKKANLDEDEEGNEDQNQNNMENDHRTQDKKTMATTDPQGPASDSEDEGSRSRQKPKNKKKGGRKGASDSEDNDEDGVAKKASGGADNKDESDDDSQAARKKKKGKPKAKPDSEDEEEDSSFKMKTAAQKKAEKKERDRKKKEEERAKLKAKKEKEEEAAKKDPGNQALTESKKLEVTASVEQDTADVQEEEEAEGDKKKKDKKKKKGEKEKEEKKKGPSKAAVSAMREALAKMKEEEERAKREEEERQRRLEELEAQRLEQERLEAERKEKKKQKDKERKERLKKEGKLLTKAQKEARARAEATLRALQAQGVEVPSKDAMPKKKPVYSDRRKKKATAQTPEETSEVTSPLPETPQPITAEMEVDQPKMEPVKEPKEEKEAADLDDWEAMASDEEKAMKKVHIEVKETTTAPQKPAEDQENGSEEEDDEEEENEDDEEDDEGDDESEDDEEEEKESGNKTTPNKARKEPSSESSSDSDSDDDRTKEERLYDKAKRRIEKRRQENLKNINLDKLRSPVVCVLGHVDTGKTKILDKLRHTHVQDGEAGGITQQIGATNVPLETIMEQTKMVKNFDKENVKIPGMLIIDTPGHESFSNLRNRGSSLCDIAILVVDIMHGLEPQTLESINLLKEKKCPFIVALNKIDRLYDWKKGPETDVVTTLKKQKKNTKDEFDERAKSIIVEFAQQGLNAALFYENKDPRTFVSLVPTSAHSGDGMGNLIALLVELTQTMLARRLAHCDELRAQVMEVKALPGMGTTIDVILINGCLREGETILVPGVDGPIVTQIRGLLLPPPLKELRVKNQYEKHKEVSTAQGVKILGKDLEKTLAGLPLLVAHKEDEIPVLRDELIRELKQTLNSIKLEEKGVYVQASTLGSLEALLEFLRSSKVPYAGINIGPVHKKDVMKASTMLEHDPQYAVILAFDVKIERDSQEMADSVGVRIFSAEIIYHLFDAFTKYREDYKKQKQDEFKHIAVFPCKLRILPQFIFNSRDPIVMGINVDAGVLRTGTPLCVPSKGFVDIGIVTSIEINHKSVESAKKGQEICVKIEPIPGEAPKMYGRHFEATDIIVSKINRQSIDALKNWFRDEMQKSDWQLIMELKKTFEII, from the exons ATGGGGAAGAAGCAAAAAACCAAGGGAGATGACGG TGCCAAAGACGACGCCGTTGACATTGACGCGCTTGCGGCTGAGATCGAGGGAGCGGGAGCGGCCAAGGAGCAGGGCAAAGCCaagaacaagaagaagaaaggaaagaaagagTTTAA TGAGGACGACATCCTTAAGGAACTAGAGGAGCTGTCATTGGAAACAGAGGGAGGAAAGTCTAAAGAAGCAGCAAAAGAAACAGCAAAG GGATCCGATTCAGTCGAGGATGCTGAGCCTGAGCCCGTCCTGACCAAAGCAGACAAGAAAAAGGCCAAGAAAGGGAAAAAGGCTAACCTGGATGAGGATGAGGAGGGTAATGAAGATCAGAATCAAAACAACATGGAGAACGACCACAGGACGCAAGACAAAAAGACAATGGCGACTACCGATCCTCAAGGCCCTGCTTCTGACTCTGAGGACGAAGGCTCTCGGTCACGGCAGAAACccaaaaacaaaaagaaaggGGGCCGAAAGGGCGCATCCGACTCGGAGGATAACGATGAAGATGGCGTTGCGAAAAAGGCCAGCGGAGGGGCGGACAACAAAGATGAATCGGACGATGATTCTCAAGCTGCGCGCAAAAAGAAGAAGGGAAAACCCAAAGCCAAACCAGACAGcgaggatgaggaggaagacTCGTCCTTTAAGATGAAGACGGCGGCGCAGAAGAAAGCggagaaaaaagagagagacaggAAGAAGAAAGAGGAGGAGAGGGCCAAGCTGAAGGCCAAGAAGGAGAAAGAGGAAGAGGCTGCCAAAAAGGATCCAGGGAACCAAGCTTTAACAGAGAGCAAGAAATTAGAGGTGACGGCGTCTGTGGAACAGGATACAGCTGATGTCCAGGAAGAAG AGGAAGCCGAGGGTGACAAGAAGAAAAAAgacaagaagaaaaagaaaggagagaaagagaaagaggagAAGAAAAAGGGGCCTAGCAAAGCAGCGGTGAGCGCCATGCGGGAGGCTCTGGCCAAAATGAAGGAGGAGGAGGAACGAGCCAAACGGGAAGAGGAGGAGAGACAGAGGCGACTGGAGGAACTGGAGGCCCAGAGGCTGGAGCAG GAGCGTCTGGAGGCTGAGAGGAAAGAGAAGAAAAAACAGAAGGATAAAGAACGAAAAGAGAGGCTGAAGAAGGAAGGAAAATTGCTAACAAAGGCTCAGAAAGAAGCTCGAGCCAGAGCAGAAGCCACGCTGCGAGCACTGCAAGCTCAGG GTGTTGAAGTGCCATCCAAAGATGCAATGCCAAAGAAGAAGCCCGTTTACTCCGATAGGAGAAAAAAGAAGGCAACAGCACAAACCCCCGAAG AAACTTCAGAGGTGACATCACCCCTGCCAGAGACAcctcagccaatcacagcagaGATGGAAGTGGACCAACCTAAAATGGAGCCAG TGAAGGAGCCAAAGGAGGAGAAGGAGGCAGCTGATTTGGACGACTGGGAGGCGATGGCCAGTGATGAGGAAAAAG CGATGAAGAAGGTTCACATTGAGGTTAAAGAAACCACAACTGCTCCTCAGAAACCTGCTGAAGATCAAGAGAACGGCAGTGAGGAAGAGGATGATGAAGAAGAGGAGAATGAAGATGATGAGGAAGACGATGAAGGTGATGATGAAAGCGAAGATGATGAGGAGGAGGAGAAAGAGAGCGGTAACAAGACGACACCGAACAAAGCAAGAAAAGAGCCGAGCTCAGAGTCGAGCAGCGACAGCGATTCAGATGACGATCGAACTAAAGAAGAGCGCCTTTACGACAAGGCCAAAAGACGCATAGAG aAACGAAGGCAGGAGAACCTAAAGAACATTAACTTGGACAAGCTCCGATCTCCTGTAGTTTGTGTACTGGGCCATGTGGACACAGGAAAAACTAAAATCCTGGATAAG CTGAGGCACACACACGTCCAAGATGGTGAGGCTGGTGGTATCACACAGCAGATTGGAGCCACTAACGTTCCACTGGAAACTATAATGGAACAAACCAAGATGGTTAAAAAC TTTGATAAGGAGAACGTGAAGATTCCTGGAATGCTCATTATTGACACTCCCGGACACGAGTCCTTCAG TAACTTGAGGAACAGAGGAAGTTCTCTGTGTGACATTGCCATCCTGGTTGTGGACATCATGCATGGTCTAGAGCCACAGACGTTGGAGTCCATCAATCTGCTGAAGGAGAAGAAATGTCCTTTTATTGTAGCCCTTAACAag ATTGATCGTCTGTATGACTGGAAGAAAGGTCCGGAAACAGACGTGGTGACCACCCTAAAGAAACAGAAGAAGAACACCAAGGATGAGTTTGATGAGAGGGCCAAATCCATCATCGTTGAGTTTGCTCAGCAG GGTCTCAACGCCGCCTTGTTTTATGAGAATAAAGATCCACGTACGTTTGTGTCCCTGGTTCCCACTTCAGCCCACTCGGGTGATGGGATGGGGAACCTCATTGCCCTGCTGGTTGAGCTTACTCAGACTATGCTGGCCCGCAGATTGGCCCATTGTGATGAACTTCGGGCCCAGGTCATGGAG GTCAAAGCTCTACCCGGCATGGGCACGACGATAGATGTCATATTGATCAACGGCTGTCTGCGGGAAGGGGAGACTATTCTAGTTCCCGGTGTGGATGGACCAATCGTCACTCAGATCAGAGGGTTGCTCCTCCCACCACCACTCAAAGAGCTCAGAGTGAAG AATCAGTACGAAAAGCATAAGGAGGTGTCTACGGCTCAGGGAGTTAAGATCCTGGGGAAAGATCTGGAGAAAACATTGGCAGGTCTGCCCCTCCTCGTTGCCCATAAAGAAGATGAAATACCAGTGCTGAGG GACGAGTTAATCCGCGAGCTGAAGCAGACTCTGAACTCCATCAAGCTGGAGGAGAAGGGTGTGTACGTGCAGGCATCCACCCTCGGTTCCTTGGAGGCTCTGCTGGAGTTTTTGCGTTCATCTAAAGTGCCT TACGCTGGCATCAACATTGGTCCTGTCCACAAGAAAGATGTCATGAAAGCGTCCACTATGCTGGAGCACGATCCACa GTATGCAGTGATCCTGGCGTTCGATGTAAAAATAGAGAGAGATTCTCAGGAGATGGCTGACAGTGTCGGTGTGCGCATTTTCAGCGCCGAGATCATCTACCATCTGTTTGACGCCTTCACAAAGTACAGAGAAGACTACAAGAAACAGAAGCAAGATGAATTCaa GCACATAGCCGTGTTCCCATGTAAGCTGCGTATTTTGCCCCAGTTCATCTTTAACTCCAGAGATCCCATTGTCATGGGCATCAATGTGGATGCTGGAGTACTAAGAACAGGCACTCCACTGTGTGTACCCAGCAAAGGG TTTGTAGATATTGGAATAGTGACCAGCATTGAAATAAATCACAAGTCTGTCGAGAGCGCCAAGAAAGGACAGGAGATCTGCGTGAAAATAGAGCCAATTCCTGGAGAAGCACCCAAGATGTACGGCCGACACTTTGAAGCTACCGATATCATCGTGAGCAAG atCAACCGTCAGTCAATCGACGCTCTGAAGAACTGGTTCAGAGATGAGATGCAGAAATCAGACTGGCAATTAATCATGGAACtaaagaaaacatttgaaatcatcTGA
- the LOC135746575 gene encoding eukaryotic translation initiation factor 5B-like isoform X1, producing the protein MGKKQKTKGDDGAKDDAVDIDALAAEIEGAGAAKEQGKAKNKKKKGKKEFNEDDILKELEELSLETEGGKSKEAAKETAKGSDSVEDAEPEPVLTKADKKKAKKGKKANLDEDEEGNEDQNQNNMENDHRTQDKKTMATTDPQGPASDSEDEGSRSRQKPKNKKKGGRKGASDSEDNDEDGVAKKASGGADNKDESDDDSQAARKKKKGKPKAKPDSEDEEEDSSFKMKTAAQKKAEKKERDRKKKEEERAKLKAKKEKEEEAAKKDPGNQALTESKKLEVTASVEQDTADVQEEEEAEGDKKKKDKKKKKGEKEKEEKKKGPSKAAVSAMREALAKMKEEEERAKREEEERQRRLEELEAQRLEQERLEAERKEKKKQKDKERKERLKKEGKLLTKAQKEARARAEATLRALQAQGVEVPSKDAMPKKKPVYSDRRKKKATAQTPEETSEVTSPLPETPQPITAEMEVDQPKMEPAVKEPKEEKEAADLDDWEAMASDEEKAMKKVHIEVKETTTAPQKPAEDQENGSEEEDDEEEENEDDEEDDEGDDESEDDEEEEKESGNKTTPNKARKEPSSESSSDSDSDDDRTKEERLYDKAKRRIEKRRQENLKNINLDKLRSPVVCVLGHVDTGKTKILDKLRHTHVQDGEAGGITQQIGATNVPLETIMEQTKMVKNFDKENVKIPGMLIIDTPGHESFSNLRNRGSSLCDIAILVVDIMHGLEPQTLESINLLKEKKCPFIVALNKIDRLYDWKKGPETDVVTTLKKQKKNTKDEFDERAKSIIVEFAQQGLNAALFYENKDPRTFVSLVPTSAHSGDGMGNLIALLVELTQTMLARRLAHCDELRAQVMEVKALPGMGTTIDVILINGCLREGETILVPGVDGPIVTQIRGLLLPPPLKELRVKNQYEKHKEVSTAQGVKILGKDLEKTLAGLPLLVAHKEDEIPVLRDELIRELKQTLNSIKLEEKGVYVQASTLGSLEALLEFLRSSKVPYAGINIGPVHKKDVMKASTMLEHDPQYAVILAFDVKIERDSQEMADSVGVRIFSAEIIYHLFDAFTKYREDYKKQKQDEFKHIAVFPCKLRILPQFIFNSRDPIVMGINVDAGVLRTGTPLCVPSKGFVDIGIVTSIEINHKSVESAKKGQEICVKIEPIPGEAPKMYGRHFEATDIIVSKINRQSIDALKNWFRDEMQKSDWQLIMELKKTFEII; encoded by the exons ATGGGGAAGAAGCAAAAAACCAAGGGAGATGACGG TGCCAAAGACGACGCCGTTGACATTGACGCGCTTGCGGCTGAGATCGAGGGAGCGGGAGCGGCCAAGGAGCAGGGCAAAGCCaagaacaagaagaagaaaggaaagaaagagTTTAA TGAGGACGACATCCTTAAGGAACTAGAGGAGCTGTCATTGGAAACAGAGGGAGGAAAGTCTAAAGAAGCAGCAAAAGAAACAGCAAAG GGATCCGATTCAGTCGAGGATGCTGAGCCTGAGCCCGTCCTGACCAAAGCAGACAAGAAAAAGGCCAAGAAAGGGAAAAAGGCTAACCTGGATGAGGATGAGGAGGGTAATGAAGATCAGAATCAAAACAACATGGAGAACGACCACAGGACGCAAGACAAAAAGACAATGGCGACTACCGATCCTCAAGGCCCTGCTTCTGACTCTGAGGACGAAGGCTCTCGGTCACGGCAGAAACccaaaaacaaaaagaaaggGGGCCGAAAGGGCGCATCCGACTCGGAGGATAACGATGAAGATGGCGTTGCGAAAAAGGCCAGCGGAGGGGCGGACAACAAAGATGAATCGGACGATGATTCTCAAGCTGCGCGCAAAAAGAAGAAGGGAAAACCCAAAGCCAAACCAGACAGcgaggatgaggaggaagacTCGTCCTTTAAGATGAAGACGGCGGCGCAGAAGAAAGCggagaaaaaagagagagacaggAAGAAGAAAGAGGAGGAGAGGGCCAAGCTGAAGGCCAAGAAGGAGAAAGAGGAAGAGGCTGCCAAAAAGGATCCAGGGAACCAAGCTTTAACAGAGAGCAAGAAATTAGAGGTGACGGCGTCTGTGGAACAGGATACAGCTGATGTCCAGGAAGAAG AGGAAGCCGAGGGTGACAAGAAGAAAAAAgacaagaagaaaaagaaaggagagaaagagaaagaggagAAGAAAAAGGGGCCTAGCAAAGCAGCGGTGAGCGCCATGCGGGAGGCTCTGGCCAAAATGAAGGAGGAGGAGGAACGAGCCAAACGGGAAGAGGAGGAGAGACAGAGGCGACTGGAGGAACTGGAGGCCCAGAGGCTGGAGCAG GAGCGTCTGGAGGCTGAGAGGAAAGAGAAGAAAAAACAGAAGGATAAAGAACGAAAAGAGAGGCTGAAGAAGGAAGGAAAATTGCTAACAAAGGCTCAGAAAGAAGCTCGAGCCAGAGCAGAAGCCACGCTGCGAGCACTGCAAGCTCAGG GTGTTGAAGTGCCATCCAAAGATGCAATGCCAAAGAAGAAGCCCGTTTACTCCGATAGGAGAAAAAAGAAGGCAACAGCACAAACCCCCGAAG AAACTTCAGAGGTGACATCACCCCTGCCAGAGACAcctcagccaatcacagcagaGATGGAAGTGGACCAACCTAAAATGGAGCCAG CAGTGAAGGAGCCAAAGGAGGAGAAGGAGGCAGCTGATTTGGACGACTGGGAGGCGATGGCCAGTGATGAGGAAAAAG CGATGAAGAAGGTTCACATTGAGGTTAAAGAAACCACAACTGCTCCTCAGAAACCTGCTGAAGATCAAGAGAACGGCAGTGAGGAAGAGGATGATGAAGAAGAGGAGAATGAAGATGATGAGGAAGACGATGAAGGTGATGATGAAAGCGAAGATGATGAGGAGGAGGAGAAAGAGAGCGGTAACAAGACGACACCGAACAAAGCAAGAAAAGAGCCGAGCTCAGAGTCGAGCAGCGACAGCGATTCAGATGACGATCGAACTAAAGAAGAGCGCCTTTACGACAAGGCCAAAAGACGCATAGAG aAACGAAGGCAGGAGAACCTAAAGAACATTAACTTGGACAAGCTCCGATCTCCTGTAGTTTGTGTACTGGGCCATGTGGACACAGGAAAAACTAAAATCCTGGATAAG CTGAGGCACACACACGTCCAAGATGGTGAGGCTGGTGGTATCACACAGCAGATTGGAGCCACTAACGTTCCACTGGAAACTATAATGGAACAAACCAAGATGGTTAAAAAC TTTGATAAGGAGAACGTGAAGATTCCTGGAATGCTCATTATTGACACTCCCGGACACGAGTCCTTCAG TAACTTGAGGAACAGAGGAAGTTCTCTGTGTGACATTGCCATCCTGGTTGTGGACATCATGCATGGTCTAGAGCCACAGACGTTGGAGTCCATCAATCTGCTGAAGGAGAAGAAATGTCCTTTTATTGTAGCCCTTAACAag ATTGATCGTCTGTATGACTGGAAGAAAGGTCCGGAAACAGACGTGGTGACCACCCTAAAGAAACAGAAGAAGAACACCAAGGATGAGTTTGATGAGAGGGCCAAATCCATCATCGTTGAGTTTGCTCAGCAG GGTCTCAACGCCGCCTTGTTTTATGAGAATAAAGATCCACGTACGTTTGTGTCCCTGGTTCCCACTTCAGCCCACTCGGGTGATGGGATGGGGAACCTCATTGCCCTGCTGGTTGAGCTTACTCAGACTATGCTGGCCCGCAGATTGGCCCATTGTGATGAACTTCGGGCCCAGGTCATGGAG GTCAAAGCTCTACCCGGCATGGGCACGACGATAGATGTCATATTGATCAACGGCTGTCTGCGGGAAGGGGAGACTATTCTAGTTCCCGGTGTGGATGGACCAATCGTCACTCAGATCAGAGGGTTGCTCCTCCCACCACCACTCAAAGAGCTCAGAGTGAAG AATCAGTACGAAAAGCATAAGGAGGTGTCTACGGCTCAGGGAGTTAAGATCCTGGGGAAAGATCTGGAGAAAACATTGGCAGGTCTGCCCCTCCTCGTTGCCCATAAAGAAGATGAAATACCAGTGCTGAGG GACGAGTTAATCCGCGAGCTGAAGCAGACTCTGAACTCCATCAAGCTGGAGGAGAAGGGTGTGTACGTGCAGGCATCCACCCTCGGTTCCTTGGAGGCTCTGCTGGAGTTTTTGCGTTCATCTAAAGTGCCT TACGCTGGCATCAACATTGGTCCTGTCCACAAGAAAGATGTCATGAAAGCGTCCACTATGCTGGAGCACGATCCACa GTATGCAGTGATCCTGGCGTTCGATGTAAAAATAGAGAGAGATTCTCAGGAGATGGCTGACAGTGTCGGTGTGCGCATTTTCAGCGCCGAGATCATCTACCATCTGTTTGACGCCTTCACAAAGTACAGAGAAGACTACAAGAAACAGAAGCAAGATGAATTCaa GCACATAGCCGTGTTCCCATGTAAGCTGCGTATTTTGCCCCAGTTCATCTTTAACTCCAGAGATCCCATTGTCATGGGCATCAATGTGGATGCTGGAGTACTAAGAACAGGCACTCCACTGTGTGTACCCAGCAAAGGG TTTGTAGATATTGGAATAGTGACCAGCATTGAAATAAATCACAAGTCTGTCGAGAGCGCCAAGAAAGGACAGGAGATCTGCGTGAAAATAGAGCCAATTCCTGGAGAAGCACCCAAGATGTACGGCCGACACTTTGAAGCTACCGATATCATCGTGAGCAAG atCAACCGTCAGTCAATCGACGCTCTGAAGAACTGGTTCAGAGATGAGATGCAGAAATCAGACTGGCAATTAATCATGGAACtaaagaaaacatttgaaatcatcTGA
- the LOC135746743 gene encoding lipoyl amidotransferase LIPT1, mitochondrial-like: MILRLSRKACVLSGSVRQKSSLATFFDEMGKCLIIKSASTGVFENLALEDWIHDHVDLQNRSILLFWRNSPAVVIGRHQNPWQECNLPLMRRLGIPLARRRSGGGTVFHDLGNINMTFFTSKKKYDRHRNLTVVTDALKQLRPNLDVNATNRFDILLKGHYKISGTAAKLGRTAAYHHCTLLCSVDRPILSSVLKSNNSQVIKSNATPSVPSPVKNLLDVDPSLEINSIMEAVAFQYNKEFGFDSPVITVDPTHESLMPGIHKMAQDLLTWEWVYGKTPKFSVCTSLVVDDVNIQLDMNIKNGVIDSCAIGIPEGWLPLEIVNEFTSTLIGNRYCPHETTVLVAAFMRTHSLTADVAKNIHRLCEGVISVM; encoded by the coding sequence ATGATTTTGAGACTGTCCAGAAAGGCATGTGTCCTTTCAGGATCAGTTCGCCAAAAAAGCAGTTTGGCAACCTTCTTCGATGAGATGGGAAAATGTCTCATAATAAAATCAGCGTCAACTGGGGTATTTGAGAACCTAGCTTTAGAAGACTGGATACATGACCACGTCGATCTGCAAAACAGGAGTATTCTCTTATTTTGGAGAAATTCACCTGCAGTGGTCATTGGCAGGCATCAAAATCCCTGGCAGGAATGTAACCTTCCTTTGATGAGACGTTTGGGGATCCCACTGGCGAGACGTCGCAGTGGAGGTGGGACAGTTTTCCATGATTTGGGAAACATTAACATGACCTTCTTTACCTCTAAGAAGAAATACGACCGTCACAGGAATCTCACTGTTGTCACCGATGCATTGAAGCAATTAAGACCCAATCTAGATGTCAATGCAACAAATAGATTTGATATTTTGTTGAAAGGACATTACAAGATTTCAGGCACTGCTGCAAAGTTAGGAAGAACCGCTGCGTATCATCACTGTACATTGCTTTGTTCAGTGGATCGTCCAATATTGTCGTCGGTTCTGAAAAGTAATAACTCTCAAGTAATTAAAAGCAATGCGACCCCTAGTGTTCCTTCTCCTGTCAAGAACCTCCTGGATGTGGACCCCAGTCTCGAGATCAACTCTATAATGGAGGCTGTTGCTTTCCAATACAATAAAGAATTTGGTTTTGACAGTCCAGTCATCACAGTTGACCCCACTCATGAGTCTCTCATGCCTGGTATTCATAAGATGGCACAGGATCTTTTGACATGGGAATGGGTTTATGGCAAAACTCCAAAATTTAGTGTGTGTACATCTTTAGTGGTGGATGATGTGAATATTCAGCTTGACATGAACATTAAGAATGGTGTAATAGACAGTTGTGCCATTGGGATCCCTGAAGGCTGGCTTCCTCTGGAGATAGTGAATGAATTTACATCCACACTGATAGGCAACAGATACTGTCCACATGAAACCACAGTGTTGGTGGCTGCTTTCATGAGAACTCATTCACTGACAGCAGATGTTGCTAAGAACATTCATAGACTGTGTGAAGGTGTGATTTCTGTAATGTGA
- the LOC135746619 gene encoding protein O-glucosyltransferase 1-like isoform X2 has translation MADTVQRGVGTHYQIIGHKLYREQSCMFPARCSGVEHFILKVIDKLPDLEVIINVRDYPQVPRWVQPVLPVLSFSKTSDYQDVMYPAWTFWEGGPAIWPIYPTGLGRWDLMRADLNKSAAQWPWKKKSPKGFFRGSRTSSERDPLILLSREAPDVVDAEYTKNQAWKSEKDTLGSPPAKEVPLVDHCKYKYLFNFRGVAASFRLKHLFLCGSLVFHVGEEWIEFFYPQLKPWVHYIPVKQDLSDLRELLQFVKENDGVAEEIAMRGQKFILDHLRMEDVYFYWERLLTDFSKLLKYKPKRNSNYNQIIHRPSKLEL, from the exons ATGGCAGACACTGTTCAAAGAGGTGTTGGGACACATTACCAGATAATTGGTCACAAGCTTTACAGGGAACAAAGCTGCATGTTCCCAGCAAG ATGCAGTGGGGTTGAACACTTCATACTAAAAGTGATTGACAAGTTACCAGATTTGGAGGTGATTATCAATGTGCGTGATTATCCTCAGGTTCCTAGATGGGTTCAGCCAGTCCTGCCTGTATTGTCCTTCAGCAAG ACATCAGACTACCAGGACGTCATGTACCCAGCATGGACATTCTGGGAAGGAGGACCTGCTATATGGCCTATTTATCCCACTGGACTGGGTCGATGGGACCTAATGAGGGCTGACCTGAACAA ATCAGCTGCACAGTGGCCCTGGAAGAAGAAGAGTCCAAAAGGATTCTTTAGAGGCTCTAG AACCAGTTCTGAGAGAGACCCTCTGATCCTTCTTTCTCGAGAGGCCCCTGATGTTGTGGATGCTGAGTACACAAAGAACCAGGCCTGGAAGTCAGAGAAG GACACTCTGGGGAGCCCCCCAGCCAAAGAGGTTCCCCTAGTTGACCACTGTAAATACAA ATACCTCTTCAACTTCAGAGGTGTTGCTGCTAGTTTCCGTCTCAAACATCTGTTCTTGTGTGGCTCGCTGGTTTTTCATGTTGGTGAGGAGTGGATTGAGTTCTTCTATCCACAGCTCAAGCCGTGGGTGCACTATATTCCTGTCAAACAGGACTTGTCTGACCTCAG AGAACTACTGCAGTTTGTAAAAGAAAACGATGGTGTGGCAGAAGAAATTGCTATGAG GGGTCAGAAGTTTATTCTTGATCACCTACGCATGGAGGACGTATATTTTTACTGGGAGAGGCTGCTGACGGACTTCAGCAAGCTTCTCAAATACAAACCTAAAAGAAATTCAAACTACAATCAGATCATTCACAGACCCAGCAAACTTGAACTCTGA
- the LOC135746619 gene encoding protein O-glucosyltransferase 1-like isoform X1 → MELSWLSMLLFIFFCNLFECCLSDNNEPWQSYLSKITYAKKNYQPCIQENYSCYLSVLKNDLKLFQNGISEELMADTVQRGVGTHYQIIGHKLYREQSCMFPARCSGVEHFILKVIDKLPDLEVIINVRDYPQVPRWVQPVLPVLSFSKTSDYQDVMYPAWTFWEGGPAIWPIYPTGLGRWDLMRADLNKSAAQWPWKKKSPKGFFRGSRTSSERDPLILLSREAPDVVDAEYTKNQAWKSEKDTLGSPPAKEVPLVDHCKYKYLFNFRGVAASFRLKHLFLCGSLVFHVGEEWIEFFYPQLKPWVHYIPVKQDLSDLRELLQFVKENDGVAEEIAMRGQKFILDHLRMEDVYFYWERLLTDFSKLLKYKPKRNSNYNQIIHRPSKLEL, encoded by the exons ATGGAGCTATCGTGGCTGTCCATGTTGCTTTTCATCTTTTTTTGTAACTTATTTGAATGTTGTCTTTCGGATAATA ATGAACCCTGGCAGTCATACCTCAGCAAAATCACATATGCCAAAAAGAACTACCAGCCATGTATTCAGGAAAACTACAGCTGCTATCTTAG TGTCTTGAAAAATGACCTTAAGTTGTTTCAAAATGGCATATCCGAGGAGCTGATGGCAGACACTGTTCAAAGAGGTGTTGGGACACATTACCAGATAATTGGTCACAAGCTTTACAGGGAACAAAGCTGCATGTTCCCAGCAAG ATGCAGTGGGGTTGAACACTTCATACTAAAAGTGATTGACAAGTTACCAGATTTGGAGGTGATTATCAATGTGCGTGATTATCCTCAGGTTCCTAGATGGGTTCAGCCAGTCCTGCCTGTATTGTCCTTCAGCAAG ACATCAGACTACCAGGACGTCATGTACCCAGCATGGACATTCTGGGAAGGAGGACCTGCTATATGGCCTATTTATCCCACTGGACTGGGTCGATGGGACCTAATGAGGGCTGACCTGAACAA ATCAGCTGCACAGTGGCCCTGGAAGAAGAAGAGTCCAAAAGGATTCTTTAGAGGCTCTAG AACCAGTTCTGAGAGAGACCCTCTGATCCTTCTTTCTCGAGAGGCCCCTGATGTTGTGGATGCTGAGTACACAAAGAACCAGGCCTGGAAGTCAGAGAAG GACACTCTGGGGAGCCCCCCAGCCAAAGAGGTTCCCCTAGTTGACCACTGTAAATACAA ATACCTCTTCAACTTCAGAGGTGTTGCTGCTAGTTTCCGTCTCAAACATCTGTTCTTGTGTGGCTCGCTGGTTTTTCATGTTGGTGAGGAGTGGATTGAGTTCTTCTATCCACAGCTCAAGCCGTGGGTGCACTATATTCCTGTCAAACAGGACTTGTCTGACCTCAG AGAACTACTGCAGTTTGTAAAAGAAAACGATGGTGTGGCAGAAGAAATTGCTATGAG GGGTCAGAAGTTTATTCTTGATCACCTACGCATGGAGGACGTATATTTTTACTGGGAGAGGCTGCTGACGGACTTCAGCAAGCTTCTCAAATACAAACCTAAAAGAAATTCAAACTACAATCAGATCATTCACAGACCCAGCAAACTTGAACTCTGA